Proteins from a genomic interval of Equus quagga isolate Etosha38 chromosome 13, UCLA_HA_Equagga_1.0, whole genome shotgun sequence:
- the LOC124250070 gene encoding leukocyte immunoglobulin-like receptor subfamily A member 6 isoform X1 yields the protein MGDRARTPTLTALLCLGLCWGPCDQVQAGAAPKPSIWADPGPMVSRGSPMTIWCQGSLQADVYHLYKDRVSKPLDTEAPQNSSKKAGFSIESMSTHTAGLYQCAYHSRRKGWSEHSDPLLLVVTGVYPAPSLSAHPGHVVTSGGNVSLSCSSEVTGDTFYLLKEGGAGPPRQMQSRTFRGRWQAVFSVGPVNASHGGTYRCYYNSSSYPHTWSYPSNPLPLEVTGVYREPSLSAQPGSLVFSGDNLTLQCRSGAGFDIFALTKDEGLTFPQHLHGQHSPYFPLGHVSHTHGGQYRCYSGHNLSHAWSAPSDPLDILIVGMYEKPSISAQPGPSVSWGEKVTLQCRSEISLDRFHLSKEGSPAAPQLLRLQDAAAPFQASFTIGPVTSNHEGNYTCYSSDSTFPYLLSLPSDTLELLVSAPRPQDYTVENLIRMGGAALILVVLGILLFQARDSPGRLEDAARRAIST from the exons ATGGGAGACAGAGCCAGGACACCTACCCTCACTGCCCTTCTCTGCCTTG GGCTGTGTTGGGGCCCATGTGACCAGGTACAGGCAG GAGCTGCCCCAAAACCCTCCATCTGGGCTGACCCAGGCCCCATGGTAAGCAGGGGGAGCCCTATGACCATCTGGTGTCAGGGATCTCTGCAGGCTGATGTCTACCATCTCTATAAAGACAGGGTCTCTAAACCCTTGGATACAGAGGCCCCACAGAACTCCAGCAAAAAGGCTGGTTTCTCCATTGAATCTATGAGCACACATACTGCAGGGCTGTATCAGTGTGCATATCACAGCAGGAGGAAGGGCTGGTCGGAGCACAGTGACCCCCTGCTTCTGGTGGTGACAG gagTATACCCTGCACCTTCCCTCTCAGCCCACCCAGGCCATGTGGTGACTTCAGGAGGGAATGTGTCCCTCTCATGTAGCTCAGAGGTCACAGGGGACACTTTCTATCTGCTGAAGGAAGGAGGAGCTGGCCCACCCAGACAGATGCAATCGAGGACCTTTCGTGGGAGGTGGCAGGCTGTCTTCTCTGTGGGTCCCGTGAACGCCTCCCATGGAGGGACCTATAGATGCTATTATAATTCCAGCTCCTACCCCCATACGTGGTCATACCCCAGCAACCCTCTACCTCTTGAGGTCACAG gcGTGTATAGGGAGCCCTCCCTCTCAGCCCAGCCTGGCTCGCTGGTGTTCTCAGGAGACAACCTGACCCTCCAGTGTCGCTCAGGAGCTGGCTTTGACATATTTGCTCTGACCAAGGATGAGGGGCTCACATTCCCCCAGCATCTTCATGGGCAGCACAGCCCCTACTTCCCCCTCGGCCATGTGAGCCACACCCATGGGGGCCAGTACAGATGCTACAGTGGACACAACCTCTCCCATGCATGGTCGGCTCCCAGCGACCCCCTGGACATCTTGATTGTGG GGATGTATGAGAAACCCTCCATCTCAGCCCAGCCAGGGCCCTCAGTGTCCTGGGGAGAGAAGGTGACTCTGCAGTGTCGCTCTGAGATCTCGTTGGATAGATTCCATCTGTCCAAGGAGGGGTCACCTGCTGCTCCCCAGCTCCTTCGTCTGCAGGACGCAGCTGCTCCCTTTCAGGCCAGCTTCACCATCGGTCCTGTGACCTCAAACCACGAGGGAAACTACACATGCTACAGTTCAGACAGCACCTTCCCCTATCTGTTGTCACTCCCCAGTGACACTCTGGAGCTCCTAGTCTCAG CCCCACGTCCACAAGACTACACAGTGGAGAATCTCATCCGGATGGGTGGAGCTGCCTTGATCCTGGTGGTCCTTGGGATACTGCTATTTCAGGCTCGTGACAGCCCAGGAAGATTAGAAGATGCAGCCAGGAG AGCAATAAGCACATGA
- the LOC124250070 gene encoding leukocyte immunoglobulin-like receptor subfamily A member 6 isoform X2: protein MGDRARTPTLTALLCLGLCWGPCDQVQAGAAPKPSIWADPGPMVSRGSPMTIWCQGSLQADVYHLYKDRVSKPLDTEAPQNSSKKAGFSIESMSTHTAGLYQCAYHSRRKGWSEHSDPLLLVVTGVYPAPSLSAHPGHVVTSGGNVSLSCSSEVTGDTFYLLKEGGAGPPRQMQSRTFRGRWQAVFSVGPVNASHGGTYRCYYNSSSYPHTWSYPSNPLPLEVTGVYREPSLSAQPGSLVFSGDNLTLQCRSGAGFDIFALTKDEGLTFPQHLHGQHSPYFPLGHVSHTHGGQYRCYSGHNLSHAWSAPSDPLDILIVGMYEKPSISAQPGPSVSWGEKVTLQCRSEISLDRFHLSKEGSPAAPQLLRLQDAAAPFQASFTIGPVTSNHEGNYTCYSSDSTFPYLLSLPSDTLELLVSEGAKWAEGRSCGGHRTDAGEEFE from the exons ATGGGAGACAGAGCCAGGACACCTACCCTCACTGCCCTTCTCTGCCTTG GGCTGTGTTGGGGCCCATGTGACCAGGTACAGGCAG GAGCTGCCCCAAAACCCTCCATCTGGGCTGACCCAGGCCCCATGGTAAGCAGGGGGAGCCCTATGACCATCTGGTGTCAGGGATCTCTGCAGGCTGATGTCTACCATCTCTATAAAGACAGGGTCTCTAAACCCTTGGATACAGAGGCCCCACAGAACTCCAGCAAAAAGGCTGGTTTCTCCATTGAATCTATGAGCACACATACTGCAGGGCTGTATCAGTGTGCATATCACAGCAGGAGGAAGGGCTGGTCGGAGCACAGTGACCCCCTGCTTCTGGTGGTGACAG gagTATACCCTGCACCTTCCCTCTCAGCCCACCCAGGCCATGTGGTGACTTCAGGAGGGAATGTGTCCCTCTCATGTAGCTCAGAGGTCACAGGGGACACTTTCTATCTGCTGAAGGAAGGAGGAGCTGGCCCACCCAGACAGATGCAATCGAGGACCTTTCGTGGGAGGTGGCAGGCTGTCTTCTCTGTGGGTCCCGTGAACGCCTCCCATGGAGGGACCTATAGATGCTATTATAATTCCAGCTCCTACCCCCATACGTGGTCATACCCCAGCAACCCTCTACCTCTTGAGGTCACAG gcGTGTATAGGGAGCCCTCCCTCTCAGCCCAGCCTGGCTCGCTGGTGTTCTCAGGAGACAACCTGACCCTCCAGTGTCGCTCAGGAGCTGGCTTTGACATATTTGCTCTGACCAAGGATGAGGGGCTCACATTCCCCCAGCATCTTCATGGGCAGCACAGCCCCTACTTCCCCCTCGGCCATGTGAGCCACACCCATGGGGGCCAGTACAGATGCTACAGTGGACACAACCTCTCCCATGCATGGTCGGCTCCCAGCGACCCCCTGGACATCTTGATTGTGG GGATGTATGAGAAACCCTCCATCTCAGCCCAGCCAGGGCCCTCAGTGTCCTGGGGAGAGAAGGTGACTCTGCAGTGTCGCTCTGAGATCTCGTTGGATAGATTCCATCTGTCCAAGGAGGGGTCACCTGCTGCTCCCCAGCTCCTTCGTCTGCAGGACGCAGCTGCTCCCTTTCAGGCCAGCTTCACCATCGGTCCTGTGACCTCAAACCACGAGGGAAACTACACATGCTACAGTTCAGACAGCACCTTCCCCTATCTGTTGTCACTCCCCAGTGACACTCTGGAGCTCCTAGTCTCAG AAGGTGCCAAGTGGGCAGAAGGAAGGTCTTGTGGTGGCCACAGGACAGATGCTGGAGAAGAGTTTGAGTGA